The genomic DNA GTCGACGTGCAGGTAGTCCGTGGTGACGTCGGGGTACTCGGCGCCGACCCGGTCGAAGGTGTTCTTCCACAGGTGGCCGGCGTAGACGAGCACGTTGTTCTTGTGCACGAGCGTCAGCTTCCGGCGCGGGCGGGCCCGGGCGCGCTCGAACGCGTCCCGGACCACGCGCTCCACGCCGTACGCGGTGTTGACGCTGACCTCGGTGGCGACCTCGGCCGGGGTGCCGGTGCGCAGGCTGCCGCCGTTGCCGGTGTACGGGCCCTCGGTGCCCTCGCGGACGACGACGAAGTCGATGGCGGGGCGGCCGGCGAGCGGGGTCTCGGTGCCCGGGAAGAGCTTCGACGGGCGCAGGTTCACGTAGTGGTCGAAGGCGAAGCGCAGCTTCAGCAGCAGCCCGCGCTCCAGCACGCCGGACGGCACCGAGGGGTCACCGATGGCGCCGAGCAGGATCGCGTCGTAGTCCTTGAGGGCCGCCAGCTCCGCGTCCGGCAGGGTCTCGCCCGTGGCATGCCAGCGCCGGGCGCCCAGATCGTAGCTCTCGGTCTCCAGCTTCACGTCCTGCGGCAGGACGGCGGAGAGCACTTTCAGGCCCTGGGCCACGACCTCGGGGCCGATGCCGTCGCCGGGAATGGACGCGAGACGAATGCTGCGAGACATGCGGGGGAGCCTACGCGCTACGTCTTGCGGGATGACACCGCCGTCCGGGATGTGGACATACCGCGGGCGTTCACCACGCCGACGGCCGCGGTTCTCCGGTGCGTCGGCAACGAGAGGGAATGCTCGGACATATGGAGACCCCCGGCTTCGGCATCCCCCCGCGGCTCGCCCGCAGCATGAGCATGGCCGAACAGCACGAGTACCTGCGCCGCGCACTCTCCCGGCGACGCGTCGTCACGGGCGCCGGCGGGCTGGCGGGCGGGCTGCTGCTCGCCGGGTGCAGCGAGAGCGGCGGTCCCGGGCGTACGGACGACTCCTCGGCGGACTCCGTCAGCCCCGCGCCCACCGGTGCGGCGGCGTTCGGCCGGCATCTGGCGTTCGGCGCCGACCCGCGCAGCCAGATGCGGGTGGGCTGGCAGCTCCCGCTGCCCGTGCGCCGGCCGTACGTGCGCTTCGGCACCGAGGACGGCGACCTCGGCGGACGCGTCGAGGCGGAGATCCGGCCGCTGAAGACCCCGGCGCTCAGCGGCCTGCCGGCGCTGGAGCAGCACTACGTGCACGCCTCGCTCGACGGCCTCGCGCCCGGCACGGCGTACGTCTACGGCCTCGGCCACGACGGGTTCGACCCGGCCTCCCGCGACGCCGCCGGGCACCTCGCGACGTTCCGTACCGCACCCGCCGGGCCCCGGCGCTTCGTCTTCACCGCCTTCGGGGACCAGGGCACGGGATCCGCGGCCCGCGCCACCACCCGGGGCATCCGCGACCTGCCCGGCGGGCCGCCGGCCTTCCATCTGCACGCCGGCGACATCTGCTACGCCGAGGACTCCGGGCGCGGCCTGGAGAGCGACCACTACGACGCCCGGGTGTGGGACCGCTTCATGCGGCAGATCGACCCGGTGTCCTCACGGGTCCCGTGGATGCCGGCGATGGGCAACCACGACATGGAGGCGTGGTACTCCCCCGACGGCTACGGCGGCCAGCGCGCCCGCTGGACGCTGCCGGGCAACGGCTTCGACCCGCGCGAGGCGCCCGGCGTGTACTCCTTCGTCTACGGCAACGTCGCCGTCGTGGCGCTGGACGCCAACGACGTGTCGTACGAGATCCCGGCCAACCTCGGCTACACCGACGGCGCCCAGGCACGCTGGCTCGACCGGCGGCTCGGGGAGCTGCGCGGCGCGCAGGGCGTCGACTTCGTCGTGGTCTTCTTCCACCACTGCGCGTACTCCACCAGCACGCACGCCTCGGACGGCGGGGTGCGCGGGCACTTCACACCGCTCTTCGACAAGCACCGGGTGGATCTGGTGATCAACGGCCACAACCACGTCTACGAGCGCACCGACGCGCTGCGCGCCGGGGCTCTGACCCGCCCGCTGCCGATCGGCGGCTCCGCGGATCCCGAGCGGGACGGCGCGGTCTACGTCACCGCGGGCGGCGGCGGGCGCAAGCTCTACGACTTCACCGCACCGGACAGCTACGAGGGCCGCCGCCGCGACCGCGACGTGGTGCACACCTTCGCCTGGACGCGCGACGGCGAGAAGGCGCCGGAGGACGTGGAGTGGTCGCGGGTGCGCTACACCGGCTACTCGTTCCTGGCGGTGGAGTCCCGTCCCGGCACCTCGCCCGCGCTGCGGGTCGCCGCGTACGCCGAGGACGGCAGGCGGATCGACCGGTTCGAGCTGGTACGGGGCCGCTGAGCGGCCGCCGTGCGCGGGCCGGGGCCCGGGGGCGGTGGCGCGGCGGGCCGGGTACGGGAGTGGCGCAGCCGGGCGGTAGCCGTGGCGGGGCGGCGGCTCAGTGGCCGGTCGCGCCGCCGTTGTCGCGGCGGTCGAACGCCCGCTGCAGCGCGGCGGCGGCGTTCTTCCGGGCGATCGCGGAGTCCTGGCTCTGCGCGGTGCGAGCGGAGTGACGGGCGCGGCGGACCGTGGTGGTGGCAGCCATGGGGCAGCTCCTCTGGGGCGCTGGGAAGACCTGGGGACGCCGCTGGGGCGGGAGCGGCGCCGCAGGGGTGACCTGCGTGAGGCGCCAGACCTCGACCACCGTCGCTGTTCGGCGAGCGTTCGGCTCCTACAAAAGTAGGACGTCAAAGCGTTCTTGTCTCGCCATATACTCGGGCTTCCTACTATCTGAGACGGCACCCCCGCCGACCTGCGGTGATTGTTACGGTTCCAGGGTGCCGAGGAGCGGCCCGAGCTGGCCGGGCGAGGTGATACGGCGCACGGCCGGGGCCGCGCTCCCGGCCGCCCGCGCCGCGCCCGGGCGGTCCAGCCAGATCCCCGTCAGCCCCGCCGCGTCCGCGCCCGCCGCGTCGGTGTCGGGCCGGTCGCCGACGTACGCGACGCGCTCCGGCGGCAGTCCGAGGGCGGCGCAGGCGGCGTGGAACGCGCCGGCAGCGGGCTTGGCGATGCCGAGCTCCTCGGAGCACACCAGGGCCTCGAAGCGGTCGTGCACGCCGATGGCACGGAGCTTCTCCTCCTGGTGCGGGGCGCTGTTGTTGGACAGCAGGCCGTGCCTGCGGGCCGGGGTGAGGCCGTCGAGTGCCGGTACGACGTCGGGGAAGACCCGCCAGTGCCGCCGGTACGCGGCCAGGTAGCCGGCCATCCAGACGTCGGCCTCGGCGTCGGTCAGCGGCCGGCCGGCGAGCGCCCGGGCCCGTTCGCGGCGCTGGGCCAGGAAGGTGAACTCCCCGGCGAGGTAGCGGTCCACGTACTCCTCGGAGACCGCGTGCCAGTGCTCCGCGGCGGCCTCCGGCGAGGCGTACCGGCCCAGCAGCCCGCGCGCGGTCAGGTACTCCAGCGCGGCGCGCCGCTCGGCGCCGGAGTGGTCGAAGATCGTGTCGTCGATGTCCCAGACCACGGCGAGGATCCGCATGTCACGACGGTAACGCGGGGCGGGCGCCGGCGGCTGCCGGGAGAGCGCGCGGGGGCGGACGTCAGACCGTGAAGCGGTCCGGGTCGGCCGCCGCCCAGTCGGCGGCCCAGGCCCGCGGCGGCTCGGCCAGGAGCTGCCCGGGCGCCGGCGGCGGCAGCGGCCGGTCGTCGCGGCGGACGGCGCGGGGCTCGATGCGGACGCGCAGTTGGTGCCGGCGCAGTTGGGCCGGGTCGTCCACGCCCATCGCCGACATGATCTCCAGGGCGCTCTGCACCGTGGCGCGCTGGAAGCGCTCCACGCGCACCGTCTTG from Streptomyces sp. CMB-StM0423 includes the following:
- a CDS encoding 3-isopropylmalate dehydrogenase — its product is MSRSIRLASIPGDGIGPEVVAQGLKVLSAVLPQDVKLETESYDLGARRWHATGETLPDAELAALKDYDAILLGAIGDPSVPSGVLERGLLLKLRFAFDHYVNLRPSKLFPGTETPLAGRPAIDFVVVREGTEGPYTGNGGSLRTGTPAEVATEVSVNTAYGVERVVRDAFERARARPRRKLTLVHKNNVLVYAGHLWKNTFDRVGAEYPDVTTDYLHVDAATIFLTTRPERFDVIVTDNLFGDILTDLAAAISGGIGLAASGNINPTGAFPSMFEPVHGSAPDIAGTGKADPTATVLSVALLLRHLGYAAQAARVEEAVEADLAARGTAARSTDEIGDALAARVSG
- a CDS encoding purple acid phosphatase family protein, yielding METPGFGIPPRLARSMSMAEQHEYLRRALSRRRVVTGAGGLAGGLLLAGCSESGGPGRTDDSSADSVSPAPTGAAAFGRHLAFGADPRSQMRVGWQLPLPVRRPYVRFGTEDGDLGGRVEAEIRPLKTPALSGLPALEQHYVHASLDGLAPGTAYVYGLGHDGFDPASRDAAGHLATFRTAPAGPRRFVFTAFGDQGTGSAARATTRGIRDLPGGPPAFHLHAGDICYAEDSGRGLESDHYDARVWDRFMRQIDPVSSRVPWMPAMGNHDMEAWYSPDGYGGQRARWTLPGNGFDPREAPGVYSFVYGNVAVVALDANDVSYEIPANLGYTDGAQARWLDRRLGELRGAQGVDFVVVFFHHCAYSTSTHASDGGVRGHFTPLFDKHRVDLVINGHNHVYERTDALRAGALTRPLPIGGSADPERDGAVYVTAGGGGRKLYDFTAPDSYEGRRRDRDVVHTFAWTRDGEKAPEDVEWSRVRYTGYSFLAVESRPGTSPALRVAAYAEDGRRIDRFELVRGR
- a CDS encoding HAD family hydrolase, which gives rise to MRILAVVWDIDDTIFDHSGAERRAALEYLTARGLLGRYASPEAAAEHWHAVSEEYVDRYLAGEFTFLAQRRERARALAGRPLTDAEADVWMAGYLAAYRRHWRVFPDVVPALDGLTPARRHGLLSNNSAPHQEEKLRAIGVHDRFEALVCSEELGIAKPAAGAFHAACAALGLPPERVAYVGDRPDTDAAGADAAGLTGIWLDRPGAARAAGSAAPAVRRITSPGQLGPLLGTLEP